In Corallococcus soli, the sequence CTTCCTCGACGCGAAGCACGCGGCGCCGGAGCACGTGGAGGCGCGCTTCAAGCTGGGCAACGCGCTGGCGGTGCTCGGCTACTACGGGCGCGCCATCGAGGAGTGGGAGCGGGCCTCGCAGCTCACCCAGGACGCGGCCATCCGCCAGAGCGCGCAGGACAACATCACCCGGGCGCGCGCGAAGCAGGCGGAAGCCGGTACCTCTCCGCAGGCCGTGGGGCAGCCGCCCGGCTCCGGTCCCGTGGCGGACACGACCCGGACCCAGGCCCGCCGGGCCTACGAGCAGGGCGTCCAGCACATCAGCCAGCGCTCCTACGCGGCCGCGCTCCAGACGCTGACGCAGGCCATCCAACTGGAGCCCATGCTGACCGTGGCCTACACCGCGCGGGGGAGCGCCAACATCGGGCTGCGCCGGTACGCGGAGGCCGCGGCGGACTACCAGTTCGCGCTGAAGCTGGAGCCGGACATGGCCTCCCCCCTGTACGGCCTGGCGGAGGCGTACCGGGCGCTGGGGCGCAACCTGGAGGCCCGGGACCTCTACGCCCGCTATGCGAAGTCCAGCGCGGCGGACGTGCGCCCGGAGCTCCAGGCGGAATCCCGCCAGAAGGCCGAGCGCCTGCGCTGACTGCCCGGTTGGAGAGCGACCGGGCACCCCGAAAGGGGCTGTCCCCATCACTATTTTACGAGTCATGGACGGACTCGAACGGACGGTGGAGGGGAAGCAGTCGCAGCAGGTCTTTCGCCCCCGGCGGGTGCTCGCCGCGACGATGGCGGCGGCGGGCCTGCTGTGGCTCGGAGTGCTCGTCTACCTGCTCCGCTTCGACGGCGTGCCGCTGAAGACGTTCCTGTCCGCGGCCTTCTTCGTCCTCTTCTTCGCGGTGTCCGTCGCCTACTACGGACGCACCCGCATCGAAGTGGACTCCCGGGGCATCACCTGTCGCGGCATGGTGCGCACGCGTCGCTTCTCCTTCGCGGACATCCGCAAGCTGGACGTGCTCCCCGGCCCGGTGACGGTCTACGCCATCCGGGGCCACAAGGGCTTCGTGCACTTCACCAGCTTCTTCCGCCACCACCGCTACCTGGCCACGCTCCTGGTGGAGCGCGCGGGCCTCTCCCCCCTGCACGGCTGACGCTCGGCGCCCGGCTTCACTCCGCCGTCGTCAGCACGTAGGTGAGGAGCAACCCGACCAGCGCCAGCACCGCGCCCACGGCGACGAGCCACGCCTCCGAACGGGGGCCCCGTGGCTCGTGCCCGGGAGGCAGGAGCGTCCCGGGGCCTCCGTCGTCCGGCGGCACTGGCAGGACGGGCCCGCCGCCCTCCGGAGCCTCGTCGAAGGCCGCCTGGAAGCGCAGCAGGGAACGCCCCAGCTCCACGACGTCGCCATCCGCCAGGAGCCCGGGCGCCTCCAGGCGCACGCCGTTGAGCAGCACGCCGTTGGGCGTGCCCAGGTCCTCCAGCATGAAGCCCTGGCCCTCGCGGCGGATCCGCGCGTGCAGCCGGGACACGGAGCGGTCCCGCAGTCGCAGGGCCACCCCATCTCCCCGCCCGATGTCCGTGGTCGCCTCCGCGAGCGCATGACAGCGGCCCACGTCCAGCCCGGTGAGGCAGGTGAGGCTCGCGGCGCGGGAGGGACGCGACTCCGCGTCCGTCAGCAGTCCCTTGAGCACCGCGACGGTGCCCACGCCGCGCTCGGGGGCGCTCGGCTCGGCGAGCACGCGCAGGCACATTCCGTCCGGAAGGCCTAGCACCTCGCCGGGCACCACCAGGCGCGACACCCCGGGCAGCACGCGCACCGCGTTCACCGTGAAGCTGCGGACCGCTTGCACCATGAGCCGCTGGGACTCGATGCGCAGGGTCAACAACCCGGGCGGGAGTCCCTCCAGGTGGACCTGGTCCTCCGGGCCGCCTCCCAGCAGGTGCTGGCCCTCGGTCAGCTCGAACGGGGTGGGTGTGCCCAGGTGCTCGAATTCGAAGCGCATGCGAACGCCCGGCAGCAAGCGTCACGCCTGCCACCGGGCGCTGGATTTTCGCGAGGTTGCCTCGTGGGCCCCATCCGTCCCGGACCTCCCATGTCCGGAGGTCGGGACGGCGGCCGGCCGCGCCTAGAAGGTGGCGCCCAGGTTGAGCGTGCCGATGTAGCGGCCACCCTTGCTGAAGGTCTCGTCACCGCCCAGGTCCACGTCGGACGCGGGCAGGGACGCGGCGAACCCCTGGTCGAACAGGAAGTTGTAGTTCACGCGCGCATCCGCGGTGAAGCTGCCCAACTGCAGGCGCAGGCCGCCGCCCACCGGCACGTTGCCCACCGTGTCGTCCTGGAAGCCCGGCGCGATCGCGCGCACGTTGTAGCGGCTGGCACCCACGCCGCCCATGACGTACGGCTGGAGCCGCGTGGCCGTGAGGCCAATCGTCACCGCGGCCTGGACGCCGTTGCGCACGATGTCCGGGCCGTTCGCGTTCGTCGCCAGCACGCCGCCCGAGTTGAACTCGCTGATGCCGCCCGTGTAGGCCAGCTCCAGGCCCACCACGTTCGTCGGCTTGAGGCCCACCGTCACGCCGTAGGCCAGGCCTGGATCAATCTGGGTCCGGAGCGCGTCGGTGTAGCCCTCCACGCCGCCGCCCACCATGAAGGACAGGCCGCGCGTGTTCGTGGACCTGCGCAGCTCCGTGGAGGCCGCTTGCGCGGATCCCGCCGCCAACATCGAAATCGCCACCGCTCCCGCCAACAGTCCCTTGTTCATCCGGTTACCCCTCCCTGTGGTGGACCGAAACATGGGGTGCCCTTCAGGGCACGCCAACAAGGACCTGGGGCACGACAGCTCGCTCGCCCTCCCTTGCGGACGGGTTGCCCATGCACGGGAACCGCACGCCCCACGGATGGAAGAAGGCTCCCCGGAAGACGGGGAAGGGTAGACTCCGCGCCCTCGATGCGCGTCCATCCCTGCGTCCTGTTCCCGCTGCTGTCCTCCCTCCTCCTCGTCGGCGCCTGCCGCGACGAACAGGCGGGGCCCGCCCACCGCACGCCCCGGCTGCCCGCGCCCGCGACGCGCAGGACCCTGGACGCGGCCCCGGCGGAGCTCACCTTCCGCAGCGGCGCCACCTTCGCGGGCGGCGCCATCGTCTACCTGGGCTCGCGCGTGACGCCGGAGAAGGCCCGCCCCGGGCAGCCGGTGAAGCTCGCGCACTACTTCCAGGCGGTGCGCACGCCCCCGCAGGGCTTCCACTTCTTCGTGCACGTCGTGGAGCCGGAGAGCGGCCAGATGCTCAACAACGCCGACCATGAGTTCCAGGAAGGCGCCGCGCCGCTGGAGACGTGGCCGGTGGGCAAGGTGCTGGAGGACGTGC encodes:
- a CDS encoding tetratricopeptide repeat protein — translated: MVRTRRFQLGVSAVVLLGTASTSAWGQGTTPAKDGVTRPAAPVAGAPGTAPAAETKTPAPSGEASATRAQGASAEAKGAAAPAPGVAPARHAEPALVDPQRTSQVVLAATRIRDGDALMRERRYREAAFAFLDAKHAAPEHVEARFKLGNALAVLGYYGRAIEEWERASQLTQDAAIRQSAQDNITRARAKQAEAGTSPQAVGQPPGSGPVADTTRTQARRAYEQGVQHISQRSYAAALQTLTQAIQLEPMLTVAYTARGSANIGLRRYAEAAADYQFALKLEPDMASPLYGLAEAYRALGRNLEARDLYARYAKSSAADVRPELQAESRQKAERLR
- a CDS encoding PH domain-containing protein; the encoded protein is MAAAGLLWLGVLVYLLRFDGVPLKTFLSAAFFVLFFAVSVAYYGRTRIEVDSRGITCRGMVRTRRFSFADIRKLDVLPGPVTVYAIRGHKGFVHFTSFFRHHRYLATLLVERAGLSPLHG
- a CDS encoding FHA domain-containing protein codes for the protein MRFEFEHLGTPTPFELTEGQHLLGGGPEDQVHLEGLPPGLLTLRIESQRLMVQAVRSFTVNAVRVLPGVSRLVVPGEVLGLPDGMCLRVLAEPSAPERGVGTVAVLKGLLTDAESRPSRAASLTCLTGLDVGRCHALAEATTDIGRGDGVALRLRDRSVSRLHARIRREGQGFMLEDLGTPNGVLLNGVRLEAPGLLADGDVVELGRSLLRFQAAFDEAPEGGGPVLPVPPDDGGPGTLLPPGHEPRGPRSEAWLVAVGAVLALVGLLLTYVLTTAE